AGATGATTGACCTTTTCATGAAATATGTATTGTAATGGAAATTATTAATTACACATATTAAAAGGGTTTGGTTTTGATCTTATTACCTTATTCTAACCAATTAATCATTGCTTCCTTTTCCACTTTTTATAAGTGAAATTATATTGACATGTTGTAAGTGAGCCCCACCATACTTTTTGATATTTGCCAGCATACTTTGAGTTTTAGCACTTCCTATATATAGGGGGGGCTTTGACAATGTTTTCATCAAACACTTTGTATTCAGTTTTCACAATTTCACAATATTCTCTCCTCTTCTCTCTAAAGTTTCTCTAAACACAAACTTGTTTCAAACTTGAATTCAAGAAACCTCTAACTTGAAAGAACGATTTGTACTCATGGCAATAGAGATTGTACAACCAAGTACTGTTGGATTATCAAAGATAGCAGTCTCTGATACCCATGGGGAAGACTCCCCTTATTTTGCAGGATGGAAGGCTTATGATGAAAACCCTTATCATGAAATAAATAATCCTACAGGGGTGATTCAGATGGGACTAGCAGAAAATCAAGTAAGCAATGGCACAACTTTATAAGATTTCAATTCCTTTTGTTTCTACAATTGTTGGAGTGAGCTAACAATGGTTTTGCTATCTTTTTATAGGTGTCTTTTGATTTGCTTGAAGAATATTTGGAAGCAAATCTTGAATCAACCAACTGGGGCCAAAAAGTTTCTGGCTTTAGAGAAAATGCTTTGTTTCAAGATTATCATGGGCTTCTATCTTTTAGAAAGGTAccacctttttctttttctttttttaaaaaaatgtatcATATGTTATAAAGAGTGATCAAGAAACTAAAAGTCTAACTTGTTTAATTCTTGATTATTACAGGCAATGGCCAGTTTCATGGAAGAAGTGAGGGGAGGAAAAGCAAAATTCAACCCCGACCGTGTTGTCTTGACCGCTGGAGCAACCGCTGCTAACGAGCTTTTAACCTTCATTTTGGCTGATCCTGGCGATGCTTTGCTGGTCCCAACCCCTTACTATCCAGGGTAGGTAGTCTTTTATTTTAAGGTTATGAGTTTAATGACATCGGCGTCAGTAGCGGAACCAGAACTTTTAAACCCCTTTTGATCCCCCTTGATTCCGCACATGATCGGTGTTAATAtgaaattttttatatttttttttcatctttcttaACCTTTTTCCTTTACATATTGCAGATTTGATAGAGATTTAAGGTGGAGAACTGGTGTACAAATTGTTCCAATCCACTGTGACAGCTCAAACAATTTTCAGATTACTCCAGAAGCCCTAGAAGCAGCATATGATCATGCAACATCAATGAACATAAAAGTGAGAGGAGTGCTCATCACAAACCCATCAAACCCATTAGGTGCAACCAttcaacgaaaggttctagaagAGATTCTAGATTTCGCAACCCGAAAGAACATCCACCTAGTTTCTGATGAAATCTACTCAGGTTCAGCATTCTATGCAGATGAATTTGTTAGCATTGCAGAAGTTCTTGAATCAAGAAACTACAAAGACTCAGAAAGATGTCACATTGTTTACAGTCTTTCAAAAGATCTTGGTCTCCCAGGGTTCCGAGTGGGAACAGTATATTCATACAATGATCAAGTTGTGACAACCGCAAGAAGAATGTCTAGTTTCACTTTAATCTCTTCACAAACACAGTTTTTATTGGCATCTATGTTATCAGATAAAGAATTCACCAGGAAATACATAAAAATCAACCGCGAAAGGTTGAAGAAACGATACGAAATGATCATTAACGGGCTGAAAAAGGCCGGTATTGAATGCTTAAAAGGGAATGCTGGGCTCTTTTGTTGGATGAACTTGAGTCCTTTCTTGGAGGAACCCACAATCAAGAGCGAATTAGCGATATGGAAGACGATTATGCATGAAGTGAGGCTAAACATATCACCTGGATCATCCTGTCATTGTTCCGAACCAGGGTGGTTTCGAGTTTGTTTTGCGAATATGAGTGAAGAAACACTTGAAGTTGCACTCACAAGAATTCATGAGTTCATCAAACAAAGGAAGCAATAGGCAAGTTTTGTGTTGACACAACATTCTTTCCTTTTTTGGCAATCATTTTTTAGCTGGTGGCAAGCTCAAATCAACATTAGGGTTTTTGCATAGTGGGGATTTATTATATGTTTTTGCTCTATCTTTctttgggattattaaaatctcCAAGAATAATGAGTTTATAGAATCCCTTTAATTGTATGACCTTTGTAGATTGAATCTGTTATCAAACTAAGTGTAataaaattttcaaataaatataTGTGTATCTATAAGATTTTTTGTCCTTTTTTTCAACGGTAAAAAATATGGAAAATCCAGAAAGTAcaacacatatatgtatatatacaagaTAATCTTACAATCTTATTTTATGTCTTAAAAATATATACACTTCATTTTCAGGTTATTCAAAtagctcaaaaaaaaaaaaaaaaaaaaaatgaaaagaaaagctAGCTCGATATCAACCAATATACTTTTGAGCTTTCTAAGTTAAACTTGACTCGGATTGTAAACACCCATATCTACAATCATAACATTTTATCTTTAGTCGCTACTTGCTAGTATCATGGATTTAAACTTTATCACTGCTCAAACTTATATTGActtgttacaaatattataaacTATATAGTAAAATTTTGGATATATAATATCATTGCATAACATGATGTTAAAAAGTCCAACTGTCATCTTATCGTTTTAAAGTTATAATACGGTTTGATTAATGTATAATATAATTGGGTACCTAATATATATGATGTGTTCTTTATCTTTTcctaaattataataaaaatttggATTAATGAATAAAAGAAGTTAAGAACCCACCAAACACGTATTTGAAGACAAATTCTAGCCATTTGACCATTCTACAATGCCCAGTTGATGCCATTTCTGACAAATATTTCACCCACTTAATTTGCAAGATTTATATAAAAGATGTTCTAAATATTTGAAATAAACGTAGGACTTTAAATTCATAAAATGTTAAGAAATGAAACAAACTAGAAGTGCTACCCGCAACATGTGGTGGGGACTAGATTTATATATATGTTCAGATGGTTGCCATTCTTATAAAGGTAGTCACATCGACATAATTAGTTACATAGTTGAACCCAAAAGTTAGCATCTAGTTTTAACGCAAATATTATGGTTTCAAGTTTCGTGACTAGTATTATCTTAGAAGCACTGCTTGAATCTGAAATTTCAAATAGATTTGTTCATATATTTTATGTCTTAAGGTAAGGCGGTCCTAACTAAATCAATCATAGACATAAATATCAAACCCATGTAATGCTTTAACTAATTTATACACTGTAAAAAAATTCTTCTGCTTGGCATATAGACACATATATAGACATAAAATACGTACGTGTTTCTATCTACATGATTCTTTACTAATTATAAATAAAGAAATCTTTTTTGTCACATATATAGACACAAATACGTACATGTTTCTATCTACATGATATACAAACGCTTGAAATACTCTAAATTGTCAACATATAATACAAACTTAAAAGTTCAACTATTACAAAGCAAATAGTACTTATCATAACGAAACTGATAAATTTGATTAAAACTATATTAATCGTCTTAAGTATTttatattaataattattattcACTTTTGCAAATTCATAACCCAAAAGGCTTTTTTAGGGTCTTCATATTGGCATACCAACTTGGCTATTTGCATACTAAACCTTACATGTACCTACGATGCGTATAATATATTCGAACTGTACACGagtattaaaaaataattaacgGTATGATATTTAAACATTTATAGTATTCGAACCGCACTAGACGTGgtataataatttaatttaaacgataaccaTATAATATATTCGAACCGTATATGGGTTTTACAAAAAAATTTAACGGTATAACATTAATGGTTATATATTTTAAGCGATTTAACGTCAGAACCGGGTGAGAATTTATAACACAAATACACCAAAATAACCAAACAAAATTCTGATGGGTTATATACGCAGCGTTTATAAACCCTAGTTGTCTGTGCCTATGATTGTTGGGCCAGGCACTGAATTTCATGCAACCTTGTTGGGATTGAACACTATCAGCGGAAcaaataattaaagccaaaactggatcagagcagtggattctgaataagcagatggtgatatacaaatctctccccttgaaagtgattacaactactgatgacctcctatctgctgatcttgctaaactgctgacccataactgctgctcaactaaagatctgatggaagactaaagtcctgctgattcaatctactgccttgagtcaagcactgctgatccggacaagtgctgctgggttcacagcagtagaaggttgcagcagctgctCTAAAGTCTGTtctgtaatagaatgtattagcagtagttaacacaagcagtgtctgtatagatcagaggttagagtttgttaggaggttaaatgtcattttcatggtgatgtcagcaaagatgctcagtagtttgcaagtgtctataaatagttcagtactttgtactgttctattagctctttgcatcattcgtcttctttgcacgaacaaactactgagctctggctaagggggagtttgcattcttacatcaatcattgtaatcgtgattgaaataaattcaatctttcggttctctgtgtaaagatgtttgataaaagtattactctcgtttgattgtatgcaaagtttgttttcattataatttccgctgcacactcattcatcttcatcttattttcaaacataaaatacaatcaaaaacaaactcagatccaacaattggtatcagagcttggacagtcaaatttgatttaacaatcattttgacgtaaaaagttcagctcaaaacagttgatactgatcgtttgttcgtcgttgaaaaacagagtaaggattaatcaccactaaagttgatttctcagtacctgtaaaacaacaagaatgacgtcacaatctcaggacgataaaaacaacattggttctctttttaaaccacctatgctaaaaagaaatgagtacaacatctggcagaggaggatgggtcacatcctcgctcaacaaagcacaggttgttggaagtctctcatctttggtcctcatgttcctacagtgccaagcgctgaagatgctaaaaaacaagttccaaaacctgttgaaaattatactgaaacggattatcaaaaatttgaactagatgctaaagcgtttagtatcatagcatcagcgctgcccaacgaaatatatgctggattgttacattgtgacaatgccaaagagttgtgggacgcgcttaaggaacagtttggaggtaccgaagaagtcatagaaaacaatagggaaatcctgaaccaacagtatgaaacattttgtcatgttaaaggtgaatcactgacgcaacaatttgagcgtttcagttgtctcatcagtgaactgaggcttatTAAAActacttttacaaactcaactcaaaacagcaggttccttaggtcactgccagaaaaatgggacacaatagcgtttgtcacccgaaattcacctgagttcaaggatctgaccttgacccaactccatggtcgactcctgacctacgaaagggagttgaaccagaaaaggaagttacaagagtcagggaaaaccgttgatgattattcattcggtaacactgctcttctgggtcaagaagaatctggtggtagtggtaaggatcagggttatgatcacttcattgacataactactggtgcaaattttaacaaccctgatcctcactctacaggttatgcattcactgcaaatgaaaaccagatgtcagacaatttaagctttgaactcaatgatctacagcattttgaccccactgatatagaggaaatggacatcctgcaccaactggccttgctaagtgttagaactagcaagttttataaaagaacagggcgaaaattcccagggttgcatgggaatctaagggttgggttggataaatcgaaaatcaagtgttataagtgtaacaggttaggacattttgctagagagtgtagaagtcaaacaactggtcccataatcactcaccctagttcaaatcctagacctcaaaatcaaaacactgtgcactatgcccaatatgccccagcaacacatgtgaacactgctcactatgctgttgttcctgtgccagtgcattatgtccaaacagctgctccacagatccaatatgttcaaacccctgctccccaggcacaagtgcaacctgcaccacaaaccactgctccagttgcaaaacaaccagatcaacaaagtttctttactcaagaatttgttgactggagcagtatgcctgaagacctcagtgatgaaaattttgcactctatgcttctaatgtttcttctcatgatgaattttgtttgatgacATTAGAGTCAATTCATGAGggggttgaatctgaagaggaacaactggcctctgaaacagtggatgaggtgattaaAGAAGTGGTCACTGCTGTGgcaaatgaagtactgttggaagaaagttcaggcatcctgattgaaccactgacagatccatggtccaaagaagaaaagacaggtgagataggagagagagctgaagatgaggaaaatcctaaatgtgattgtgcaatgatggctgctgcaaaggtatcacctcaagttcttgaaaaactgtgttctgacaattgcattattgcttttgctaacatcaaagaggtgaatgaaaaccttcgtgataaaatcttatctgatgaagtcatatttgaaaggtctctaaaagaacttaaaaacaaattggctgaaaaagagaaagagatttgcagcatgaaagaagagcaaagtataaccaaaactcaactccaaaccttgatagaaaaataccaaggttgcaaaaaggagttagtgtccacccagatcacatgtgagagatgggtggaatcatgcaaagggtatgaggttatgcttgagaaacagataaaaagcaatgtgaaatttggggttggttatagaaaacatgatgatgaaaacactacttttgaaaaatctgtttcaaccactgatgtaactactgagttcatccccacaaacaagaatggccaagaagtgaaaatcactgacaaacttggtaacaaaatcacacttgacagaccaatgggtccctctgcttttgaggagattgaaaatcatcaatttaaaccaaaatggtctgatgagtgtgatattcttgaaaatttcaagccaatggactttacatcaactgatggtgttaaagctccaaaagctaaagtcattcctcttaaggacatcccagcagtggttaaaacctctgctgcaaaggagtcttaaaagaggaagaagaaagaaaaaattgataacttgttttgtgaattctgtgagaaaatgaaccatctaacaaaagattgtttccacttaaaagcttatgatataaacaaaacaagtgtcatagtttcagctgaaagctgcattgtttgtggtaaaacaaaccacaaaactcaagcatgtgtgtatctcaaaaaatttgatataaaaaaaaatgagtaccttgctaaaacatccttgagtccatcaacatcaccatctgtcaaattcacaaagaaacaaccactgtttgtgccagttcaaacagctgtcacaaaacagctgaaccaaacatctgtcaaaagagatgttcaggttactgatgtaCCTCCTGCCAATCAGGTCAAAaagggcaaggaaaaacagtcttaccaaaggattccacacgtttatgaggtctacaaaaagccctctaaacccagagtgaataggcatccttttgggtatcagcaggtgattgggcaagaccctcaacagtggttagcaagaaacagtactaaaactgtccaaacccctgacttaaccattgctcatcacactgcatccataccagacactgctgaatccccatccaaagccctgctggctttggagtccttaatgaactaatccttttacttcatgtgcagggagcttctgcatgctttgatagtctgtggtatgtagatagtggaggctccaggcacatgacaggatgtaaagccctcctcaaagactttaaaatccatggagggggtgatatatcctttggaaataatagtaaagggaaagttctggggtctggaacagtgcaatctggtaatgtaaa
The Helianthus annuus cultivar XRQ/B chromosome 6, HanXRQr2.0-SUNRISE, whole genome shotgun sequence genome window above contains:
- the LOC110865480 gene encoding 1-aminocyclopropane-1-carboxylate synthase 7; this encodes MAIEIVQPSTVGLSKIAVSDTHGEDSPYFAGWKAYDENPYHEINNPTGVIQMGLAENQVSFDLLEEYLEANLESTNWGQKVSGFRENALFQDYHGLLSFRKAMASFMEEVRGGKAKFNPDRVVLTAGATAANELLTFILADPGDALLVPTPYYPGFDRDLRWRTGVQIVPIHCDSSNNFQITPEALEAAYDHATSMNIKVRGVLITNPSNPLGATIQRKVLEEILDFATRKNIHLVSDEIYSGSAFYADEFVSIAEVLESRNYKDSERCHIVYSLSKDLGLPGFRVGTVYSYNDQVVTTARRMSSFTLISSQTQFLLASMLSDKEFTRKYIKINRERLKKRYEMIINGLKKAGIECLKGNAGLFCWMNLSPFLEEPTIKSELAIWKTIMHEVRLNISPGSSCHCSEPGWFRVCFANMSEETLEVALTRIHEFIKQRKQ